The following is a genomic window from Spirosoma foliorum.
TGATCACCTGGCGATTATTCAACAAAACGCTCAATCAGTCGAGCTACTGGCGCGGAAATTCGATTACGACAGCTACCGTAGAAACTGGCGAACCGTTATTAATTCATGCCGATGGCGAACCGTTGACGCTACCTACAGGGAGGGCTGAAGTACGGATAGTAGCGGGCAGTTTGCTGGTTTTATTATAAGTCTCTCAACACATTGACGCAACTAAACGTCAAAAGCCCGATATTTGCCCCTCCAAAACTATACTGATGCCGGGCGATATCGTTCGGTGTCTTCTGTCTGATGTCTCAAAAAGTAGTTCTTGCCTTCAGCGGAGGTCTCGATACCTCCTTCTGCGTTAAATATTTGTCCGAAGACCGGGGTATGGATGTGTACTCGGTGCTTGTCGATACGGGCGGTTTCTCCGATGCCGAACTCAAGGCAATTGAGGAGCGGGCTTACTCGCTGGGCGTTAAATCCCACGTAACCATCTCCAAAACAGATGATTATTATCAGCAATGCCTGAAATTCCTGGTATTCGGTAATGTCTTGAAAAACAACACTTATCCACTTTCGGTGAGTGCCGAGCGGATTTTTCAGGCCATTGCTGCGGCTGAATATGCGCGGGAAATTGGTGCGTCGGCCATTGCGCACGGTAGCACCGGAGCTGGTAACGATCAGGTACGTTTCGATATGGCGTTTCGGATCATTGCTCCCGATGCGGAAGTGATTACGCCAATCCGTGATTTGAAGCTGTCGCGTGAAGCCGAAATCGAATACCTAAAAGCAAAAGGCGTTGATCAGGAGTGGCACAAAGCGGCTTATTCGATCAACAAAGGTTTGTGGGGAACGTCGGTTGGCGGTAAAGAAACCCTTACGTCTGACCAGTTTCTGCCCGAATCGGCATGGCCAACTCAGGTGACGAAAACTGAGCCGGAAACCATTACGCTTACCTTCCAGCACGGTGAAATCAAAGCGATCG
Proteins encoded in this region:
- a CDS encoding argininosuccinate synthase translates to MSQKVVLAFSGGLDTSFCVKYLSEDRGMDVYSVLVDTGGFSDAELKAIEERAYSLGVKSHVTISKTDDYYQQCLKFLVFGNVLKNNTYPLSVSAERIFQAIAAAEYAREIGASAIAHGSTGAGNDQVRFDMAFRIIAPDAEVITPIRDLKLSREAEIEYLKAKGVDQEWHKAAYSINKGLWGTSVGGKETLTSDQFLPESAWPTQVTKTEPETITLTFQHGEIKAIAGPTFGDEKFANPVDAIRKLTELAGPYGIGRDIHVGDTIIGIKGRVGFEAPAPLILIKSHHTLEKHVLGKWQLYWKEQLANWYGTMLHEGQFMDPVMRNIETFLADSQAHVSGKVHVLLAPYRFQVLGIESDHDLMSSKFGSYGEMNNAWTGDDVRGFSKVASNQVMIYEKINNQ